One Thermithiobacillus tepidarius DSM 3134 genomic window carries:
- the trxA gene encoding thioredoxin: MATVELTKDNFEEVITGNDMIIVDFWAPWCAPCRSFAPTYEAASEKFPDVVFAKVNTEEEQELAGYFQIRSIPTLMIFREKVILFSQPGALPASALEQVITQARELDMAQVHKDIAEQQAQQGQQPNP, encoded by the coding sequence ATGGCCACAGTAGAGCTGACCAAGGACAACTTCGAAGAGGTGATCACCGGCAACGACATGATAATCGTCGATTTCTGGGCCCCCTGGTGCGCCCCCTGCCGGTCCTTCGCCCCCACCTACGAGGCCGCTTCCGAGAAGTTTCCGGATGTGGTCTTCGCCAAGGTCAACACGGAAGAGGAGCAGGAACTGGCCGGCTACTTCCAGATCCGTTCCATTCCGACCCTGATGATCTTCCGGGAGAAGGTGATCCTGTTTTCCCAGCCCGGCGCCTTGCCGGCCTCGGCCCTGGAGCAGGTGATCACCCAGGCCAGGGAGCTCGACATGGCCCAGGTGCACAAGGACATCGCCGAGCAGCAGGCCCAGCAGGGTCAGCAGCCCAATCCCTAG
- the pepN gene encoding aminopeptidase N yields MSKDAPQVIYLKDYMPPAYLVDTVDLHFELGEAVSTVRSRLGLRCNPDGGAGAPPLVLDGQALELVSVAMDGRQLAPDAYAVDSERLVIAAPPAACTLEIVTRLNPQENTALEGLYKSGGNFCTQCEAQGFRRITYFPDRPDVMARYSTTIVAEQARYPVLLSNGNLVESGVLDDGRHWARWQDPFPKPSYLFALVAGDLVRIEDSFTTRSGRPVALHLYVQRQNADKCEHAMRSLKQAMQWDEDVYGREYDLDVYMIVAVDDFNMGAMENKGLNIFNSKYVLARPDTATDSDYEGIEAVIGHEYFHNWTGNRITCRDWFQLSLKEGLTVFRDQEFSADMGSRAVKRINDVKRLRSAQFPEDAGPMAHPVRPESYIEISNFYTATVYEKGAEVIRMMHTLLGPAGFRQGMDLYFERHDGQAVTTEDFVKCMEDANGADLGQFRLWYSQAGTPVLEVAGSHDAAERAYTLRVRQSCPPTPGQPEKAPMHIPLALGLLDADGREIPLQLAGEAAPVGTSRVLNLRQTEESFCFVNVPSAPVPSLLRGFSAPVKLRMAYGDAELAFLLAHDTDPFSRWEAGQQLAGNLMLRLIDEHRAGRPLALDPALANAYARTLQSADLDPAFKALALTLPAESYVAELMEVVDPQAIHVVREFLRRALAEALRDDWLRAYEAHRDEGPYRIDGAAIGRRSLKNLCLGYLMSLDEPDPRARCMAQFRSAGNMTDAIGALGLLANSDSAERVEALAAFYERWRHDALVVDKWFTIQATAKLPGTLDEVKRLLQHPAFELKNPNKVRALIGAFAHGNPAHFHDAGGAGYAFVAEQVLRLDPLNPQVAARLVAALSRWRRFDAGRQALMRAQLERILAAPSLSKDVYEIIAKSLADA; encoded by the coding sequence ATGTCAAAGGATGCCCCGCAAGTCATCTATCTGAAGGATTACATGCCGCCGGCCTATCTGGTCGATACGGTGGATCTGCATTTCGAACTGGGCGAGGCGGTCAGCACGGTCAGATCGCGCCTGGGCCTGCGGTGCAACCCGGACGGCGGGGCGGGCGCGCCGCCGCTGGTGCTGGACGGCCAGGCGCTGGAGCTGGTATCGGTGGCCATGGACGGCCGGCAGCTCGCGCCGGACGCGTACGCGGTGGACAGCGAACGGCTCGTCATCGCCGCGCCGCCCGCCGCCTGCACCCTGGAAATCGTCACCCGCCTCAATCCGCAGGAAAACACCGCCCTGGAGGGCCTCTACAAATCCGGCGGCAACTTCTGCACCCAATGCGAGGCGCAGGGTTTTCGCCGCATCACTTATTTCCCCGATCGCCCGGACGTGATGGCCCGTTACAGCACTACCATCGTGGCGGAGCAGGCCCGCTATCCGGTGTTGCTGTCGAACGGCAACCTGGTGGAAAGCGGGGTGCTGGACGACGGCCGCCACTGGGCTCGCTGGCAGGACCCTTTTCCCAAGCCGTCCTATCTCTTCGCTCTCGTGGCCGGCGATCTGGTGCGCATCGAGGACAGCTTCACCACCCGCTCGGGCCGGCCGGTGGCCCTGCACCTCTATGTGCAACGGCAGAATGCCGACAAGTGCGAGCACGCCATGCGTTCCCTCAAGCAGGCCATGCAGTGGGACGAGGATGTCTACGGGCGTGAGTACGACCTGGACGTCTACATGATCGTCGCCGTGGACGACTTCAACATGGGCGCCATGGAGAACAAGGGCCTCAACATCTTCAACTCCAAGTACGTGCTGGCCCGGCCGGACACGGCCACCGACAGCGATTACGAGGGCATCGAGGCGGTCATCGGCCACGAGTATTTCCACAACTGGACCGGCAACCGCATCACCTGCCGCGACTGGTTCCAGTTGAGCCTCAAGGAGGGGCTCACCGTCTTCCGCGATCAGGAATTCTCGGCCGACATGGGTTCGCGCGCCGTCAAGCGCATCAACGACGTCAAGCGCCTGCGCAGCGCCCAGTTCCCCGAGGACGCCGGCCCCATGGCGCATCCGGTGCGGCCCGAGTCCTACATCGAGATCAGCAACTTCTACACCGCCACCGTCTACGAAAAGGGCGCCGAAGTCATCCGCATGATGCACACCCTGCTGGGCCCGGCCGGCTTCCGCCAGGGCATGGACCTCTATTTCGAGCGCCACGACGGCCAGGCGGTCACCACCGAGGACTTCGTCAAGTGCATGGAAGATGCCAACGGTGCCGATCTCGGTCAGTTTCGCCTGTGGTACAGCCAGGCGGGCACGCCGGTGCTGGAGGTGGCGGGCAGCCATGACGCCGCGGAGCGCGCCTACACTCTGCGCGTGCGGCAGTCCTGCCCGCCCACGCCCGGGCAGCCGGAGAAGGCGCCCATGCACATTCCGCTGGCTCTGGGCCTGCTGGACGCCGACGGCCGCGAAATCCCGCTGCAACTGGCGGGAGAGGCGGCGCCCGTCGGCACCAGCCGGGTGCTGAATCTGCGCCAAACCGAGGAAAGCTTTTGCTTCGTCAACGTGCCGAGCGCGCCGGTGCCGTCCCTGCTGCGCGGCTTCTCGGCGCCGGTCAAACTGCGCATGGCCTACGGCGACGCCGAACTCGCCTTCCTCCTGGCGCACGACACCGATCCCTTCAGCCGCTGGGAGGCGGGCCAGCAGCTCGCCGGCAATCTGATGCTGCGCCTGATCGACGAGCATCGGGCCGGCCGGCCGCTCGCCCTCGATCCGGCCCTGGCGAACGCCTATGCCAGGACCTTGCAAAGCGCCGATCTGGACCCGGCCTTCAAGGCACTGGCGCTGACCCTGCCGGCGGAAAGCTATGTTGCCGAGCTCATGGAGGTGGTCGATCCGCAGGCCATCCACGTTGTGCGCGAGTTCCTGCGCCGGGCTCTGGCCGAGGCGTTGCGCGACGACTGGCTCCGCGCCTACGAAGCCCACCGGGACGAAGGGCCCTATCGCATCGACGGCGCCGCCATCGGCCGGCGCAGCCTGAAAAATCTGTGCCTCGGCTATCTCATGAGCCTGGACGAGCCGGATCCGCGCGCGCGCTGCATGGCGCAGTTCCGCAGCGCCGGCAACATGACCGACGCCATCGGCGCCCTGGGCCTGCTGGCCAACAGCGACAGCGCCGAACGCGTCGAGGCGCTGGCCGCCTTCTACGAGCGCTGGCGCCATGACGCCCTGGTGGTGGACAAGTGGTTCACGATCCAGGCCACCGCCAAGCTGCCCGGCACCCTGGACGAGGTCAAGCGGCTCCTGCAGCATCCGGCCTTCGAGCTGAAAAATCCCAATAAGGTGCGGGCGCTGATCGGCGCCTTCGCCCACGGCAACCCGGCGCACTTCCACGACGCCGGCGGGGCGGGCTATGCCTTCGTGGCCGAGCAGGTGCTGCGGCTCGATCCCCTCAACCCGCAGGTGGCGGCGCGCCTGGTCGCCGCCCTGAGCCGCTGGCGCCGCTTCGATGCCGGGCGCCAGGCCCTGATGCGGGCCCAGCTCGAGCGCATCCTGGCGGCCCCGAGCCTGTCCAAGGACGTCTACGAGATCATCGCCAAGAGCCTGGCCGACGCCTGA
- a CDS encoding M23 family metallopeptidase, translating into MLRRIVWTLIAVAVLAGGLRWLFPPLQHTFRIIALLREPPPAQLPLPVAGARPARLVDTYGAPRSGGRRHEGIDIFAPRHTPVLSTTRGVIVRRGDNRLGGRVVMVLGPGGQLHYYAHLEAFSELPLGAWVEPGLVLGYVGNSGNAQATPPHLHYGIYQPGGGAIDPYPLLRPTG; encoded by the coding sequence ATGTTGCGCCGCATCGTCTGGACTCTGATCGCCGTTGCCGTGCTGGCCGGCGGCTTGCGCTGGCTTTTCCCGCCGCTGCAGCACACCTTCAGGATCATCGCCCTGCTGCGCGAGCCGCCGCCGGCGCAGTTGCCGCTGCCCGTTGCCGGCGCCCGGCCGGCGCGGCTGGTCGACACCTATGGCGCGCCCCGCAGCGGCGGGCGCCGCCACGAGGGCATCGACATCTTCGCGCCGCGCCACACGCCGGTGCTCAGCACCACGCGCGGCGTGATCGTGCGACGGGGCGACAATCGGCTGGGCGGGCGCGTGGTGATGGTGCTCGGGCCGGGCGGGCAGTTGCACTACTACGCCCATTTGGAGGCGTTCAGTGAACTGCCGCTGGGCGCCTGGGTGGAGCCCGGCCTGGTGCTGGGCTACGTCGGCAATTCGGGCAATGCGCAGGCCACGCCGCCGCACCTGCACTACGGCATCTATCAGCCCGGCGGCGGCGCCATCGATCCCTACCCGCTGCTGCGCCCGACGGGCTAA
- a CDS encoding ABC transporter ATP-binding protein, producing the protein MNDIAIQVEALCKRYGEVRAVDGISFTVRRSSICALLGGNGAGKTTTLAMLLGLLLPTSGRIHIFGEDMLRHRYRVLPRMNFDSPYVDLPHRLSVAENLGIYARLYGLRRIQVRIGQLADELDLGAFMQRPYGTLSAGQKTRVALAKALLNEPELLLLDEPTASLDPDTADRIRGYLMDYQRRSGATLLLASHNMPEVERMGDDVIMMRDGRIVDRGPPPALIQRYGRSNLEEVFLDVARRRTEPEEAPALRRKAE; encoded by the coding sequence GTGAACGATATCGCCATCCAGGTGGAGGCGCTTTGCAAGCGCTACGGCGAGGTCCGCGCCGTAGACGGTATCAGCTTCACCGTGCGCCGCAGCAGCATCTGCGCGCTCCTGGGCGGCAACGGCGCCGGCAAGACCACCACGCTGGCCATGCTGCTGGGGCTTTTGCTGCCCACCTCCGGGCGCATCCACATCTTCGGCGAGGACATGCTGCGCCACCGCTACCGGGTGCTGCCGCGCATGAATTTCGATTCGCCCTATGTGGACCTGCCGCATCGCCTGAGCGTGGCGGAAAACCTCGGCATCTACGCGCGCCTTTACGGCCTGCGACGGATCCAGGTGCGCATCGGCCAGCTCGCGGATGAGCTGGACCTCGGCGCCTTCATGCAGCGGCCCTACGGCACCCTGTCGGCGGGCCAGAAGACCCGGGTGGCGCTGGCCAAGGCGCTGCTCAACGAGCCGGAATTGCTGCTCCTGGACGAGCCCACCGCATCCCTCGATCCGGACACCGCTGATCGCATCCGCGGCTATCTCATGGACTACCAGCGCCGCAGCGGGGCGACTTTGCTGCTGGCTTCCCACAACATGCCGGAGGTGGAACGCATGGGCGACGACGTGATCATGATGCGCGACGGCCGCATCGTCGACCGCGGCCCGCCGCCGGCCCTCATCCAGCGCTACGGACGCAGCAACCTGGAAGAGGTGTTCCTGGACGTGGCGCGCCGGCGCACGGAACCGGAAGAAGCGCCGGCGCTGCGCAGGAAGGCGGAATGA
- a CDS encoding c-type cytochrome — MRKIKSTALLMGLLAAGSVYADNENGRNIVMQGNGKGATACMSCHQADGAGMAAAGFPRLSGLSAEYLAQQLKSFKDGSRDNPMMKPIAAAMSDAEIKDVAEYYAAQKAPFQAPAPVAADLLKAGERLAKHGNWSKDVPACIQCHGADGTGVGQFPGIAGQHASYISNQIQAWKAGTRRNDPVGLMKSVSGKLSAKEIEAVAAYFASLPAVDAGQDKTAAK, encoded by the coding sequence ATGCGCAAGATCAAAAGCACCGCATTGTTGATGGGTCTGCTGGCTGCGGGATCGGTGTATGCGGACAACGAGAACGGCCGCAACATCGTGATGCAGGGCAACGGCAAGGGCGCCACCGCCTGCATGTCCTGCCATCAGGCCGACGGCGCCGGCATGGCCGCCGCCGGATTCCCGCGTCTGTCCGGCTTGAGCGCCGAATACCTGGCGCAGCAGCTCAAGAGCTTCAAGGATGGCAGCCGCGACAACCCCATGATGAAGCCCATTGCCGCCGCCATGAGCGATGCGGAGATCAAGGACGTGGCGGAATACTATGCCGCCCAGAAAGCCCCCTTCCAAGCACCCGCCCCGGTCGCCGCCGACCTGCTGAAAGCGGGTGAGCGCCTGGCCAAGCACGGCAACTGGAGCAAGGATGTCCCCGCCTGCATCCAGTGCCACGGCGCCGACGGCACCGGTGTCGGTCAGTTCCCGGGCATCGCCGGCCAGCACGCCAGCTACATCAGCAACCAGATCCAGGCCTGGAAGGCCGGCACGCGCCGCAACGATCCCGTCGGCCTGATGAAATCCGTCTCCGGCAAGTTGAGCGCGAAGGAAATCGAGGCGGTTGCCGCCTACTTCGCCAGCTTGCCGGCAGTGGATGCAGGCCAGGACAAGACGGCGGCCAAATAA
- a CDS encoding c-type cytochrome produces the protein MKNQHLFRVLAVLGTAGLLLGAQPAAAETKATGKPAQVNAAQSKKAQSASAKVQYFVSPSLDDLPNDAYGEMVRKGEAIFYNTGKLAKPYAGNNLNCVNCHLDGGRKANSAPMWAAYVHYPAYRAKNNKVNTLAERLQGCFRFSMNGTPPAADSDVMTALVTYMAYLSKGAPVGEKMAGAGYIKMQKPAQAPSAERGAKVYAANCAVCHGANGEGTKGKDGQWAFPPLWGPDSFNWGAGMHRIDTAAAFIKVNMPLGKGGSLSDQEAWDVAYFMNGHDRPKDPRVKGDIAEGKKQYHEENCRYGEN, from the coding sequence ATGAAGAACCAACATCTGTTCCGTGTACTGGCGGTCTTGGGGACGGCCGGTTTGCTGCTCGGCGCCCAGCCCGCTGCGGCCGAAACGAAGGCTACGGGCAAGCCCGCCCAGGTCAACGCCGCCCAGAGCAAGAAGGCGCAATCCGCTTCGGCCAAGGTGCAGTATTTCGTCTCGCCCTCCCTGGACGATCTGCCCAATGATGCTTACGGCGAGATGGTGCGCAAGGGGGAAGCGATTTTTTACAACACCGGCAAGCTGGCCAAGCCGTACGCCGGCAACAACCTGAACTGCGTCAACTGCCACCTGGACGGTGGGCGCAAGGCCAATTCCGCGCCCATGTGGGCCGCCTACGTGCACTACCCCGCCTACCGCGCCAAGAACAACAAAGTCAACACGCTCGCCGAGCGGCTGCAAGGCTGCTTCCGCTTCAGCATGAACGGCACGCCGCCGGCTGCTGACAGCGACGTGATGACCGCCCTGGTTACTTACATGGCTTACCTATCCAAGGGTGCGCCGGTCGGTGAAAAGATGGCCGGTGCAGGTTACATCAAGATGCAGAAGCCGGCGCAGGCGCCCAGCGCCGAACGCGGCGCCAAGGTCTATGCCGCCAACTGCGCCGTCTGCCACGGCGCCAACGGCGAAGGCACCAAGGGCAAGGACGGCCAGTGGGCCTTCCCGCCCTTGTGGGGTCCGGATTCCTTCAACTGGGGTGCCGGCATGCACCGCATCGACACCGCCGCCGCCTTCATCAAGGTCAATATGCCTCTGGGCAAGGGCGGCAGCCTGAGCGACCAGGAGGCCTGGGACGTGGCTTACTTCATGAACGGCCACGATCGGCCCAAGGACCCGCGCGTCAAGGGCGACATCGCCGAAGGCAAGAAGCAGTACCACGAGGAAAACTGCCGCTACGGCGAAAACTGA
- a CDS encoding tellurite resistance TerB family protein, whose product MIDAIKQFFDKYLAGSADARTPAGEHALQLATAALLIELTRLDDTVHDEERQAVSAAVQRKFGLSAAETAELVRLAEAEARQATSYYQFTSLINKAFTLAQKIQVVEHLWEIALADAELHRYEEHMIRRIADLLYVPHPDFIAAKHRVQARLGGA is encoded by the coding sequence ATGATCGACGCCATCAAGCAGTTCTTCGACAAATACCTGGCCGGGTCCGCCGACGCGCGGACTCCGGCCGGCGAGCACGCCCTGCAACTGGCGACCGCGGCCCTGCTCATCGAGCTGACCCGCCTGGATGACACGGTGCACGACGAGGAGCGCCAAGCGGTAAGCGCCGCGGTGCAACGGAAGTTCGGGCTCTCGGCGGCGGAAACGGCGGAACTGGTCCGCTTGGCCGAGGCCGAGGCACGGCAGGCCACGTCCTACTATCAGTTCACCTCGCTCATCAACAAGGCTTTCACCCTCGCGCAGAAAATCCAGGTCGTCGAGCACCTGTGGGAGATCGCTCTGGCCGACGCGGAACTGCACCGCTACGAGGAGCACATGATCCGCAGGATCGCCGATCTCCTCTACGTGCCACATCCGGACTTCATCGCCGCCAAGCACCGGGTGCAGGCGCGCCTGGGCGGCGCTTAG
- a CDS encoding FIST signal transduction protein, whose translation MDNSFSYGHASAPQWITAAQDCLAQLGGKPAGANLGFLYVTDDFADDLEDILDFFKARTAVAHWVGGVGVGICATGQEYLDEAAMAVMLAALPADAFRVLPGLTLSSPGLTAPDLAHVHGRPAQSGIVHGDPYTAGIPELIELLAGRVASGFLVGGLTSSRRRNLQIADTVGSGCLSGVLLADTVPIVSRLTQGVSPLGPQHEVTDCQRNILISLDGRPALDVFYEEIGEILARDLNRAAGYIFAGLPIPGSDTGDYLVRNLIGIDTGQKLIAIGEMLEPGMPLMFCRRDGMSAHQDMLRMLAELKRELRAPPRGGVYYSCLGRGAGLFGPDSVELKLIREQLGDFPLVGFFANGEISHDRLYGYTGVLTLFT comes from the coding sequence GCTATGGGCATGCCAGCGCGCCGCAGTGGATCACGGCGGCGCAGGACTGCCTGGCGCAGCTCGGCGGCAAGCCGGCCGGAGCCAATCTGGGCTTCCTCTATGTCACCGACGATTTCGCCGATGATCTAGAAGACATTCTCGACTTCTTCAAGGCCCGTACGGCGGTGGCGCACTGGGTCGGCGGCGTGGGCGTAGGCATCTGCGCCACGGGGCAGGAATACCTCGACGAAGCGGCCATGGCGGTCATGCTGGCGGCATTGCCGGCGGACGCCTTCCGGGTCCTGCCCGGCCTGACCCTCAGCTCGCCCGGGCTCACGGCGCCTGATCTCGCCCATGTCCACGGCCGCCCGGCCCAGTCCGGCATCGTCCATGGCGATCCATACACCGCCGGCATTCCCGAGCTCATCGAACTGCTCGCCGGGCGCGTGGCGAGCGGCTTCCTGGTCGGCGGCCTGACCAGCTCGCGCAGGCGCAACCTGCAGATCGCCGACACAGTCGGCAGCGGCTGTCTGTCGGGCGTGCTCCTGGCCGACACCGTGCCCATCGTCAGCCGCCTGACCCAGGGCGTGTCGCCGCTCGGTCCCCAGCACGAGGTCACCGACTGTCAGCGCAACATCCTCATCAGCCTGGATGGCCGCCCGGCCCTGGACGTGTTCTACGAGGAAATCGGCGAGATCCTGGCGCGTGATCTCAACCGGGCGGCGGGCTACATCTTTGCCGGCCTGCCCATTCCGGGCTCCGACACCGGCGACTACCTGGTGCGCAATCTGATCGGCATCGACACCGGCCAGAAGCTCATCGCCATCGGCGAGATGCTGGAACCGGGCATGCCGCTCATGTTCTGCCGCCGCGACGGCATGAGCGCCCATCAGGACATGCTGCGCATGCTGGCGGAGCTGAAGCGCGAGCTGCGGGCGCCGCCGCGCGGCGGCGTCTACTACTCGTGCCTGGGCCGCGGCGCCGGCCTCTTCGGTCCCGACTCCGTCGAGCTGAAGCTCATCCGCGAGCAGCTCGGCGACTTTCCGCTGGTGGGTTTTTTCGCCAACGGCGAAATCTCCCACGACCGCCTCTACGGCTATACCGGCGTGCTGACCCTCTTCACCTGA
- a CDS encoding protein adenylyltransferase SelO, giving the protein MRPLEDLDFDNSFARLPEPFYSRVMPTPVPAPELLSYNETAAALLDLDPREAQRPEFVEYFSGNRPLPGSEPLAALYAGHQFGHYVPQLGDGRAILLGEVRNRAGERWELQLKGAGRTPYSRGGDGRAVLRSTIREYLCSEAMHGLGIPSTRALCIVGSELEVYRESVERGAVLLRLAPSHVRFGSFEVFFYRDQHAELKLLADYVIERHYPELVDRDDKYVRFFQEVVLRTARLLAQWQAVGFAHGVMNTDNMSILGLTLDYGPFGFLDRYDPGFICNHSDHAGRYAFDRQPQIGLWNLTALAQALSPLVPVEAAREALGRYGPAYATHYVELMCAKLGLRDHTREDIPLVTDLLQLLHASQVDYTGFFRALGGFSTETAAANAPLRDLFIDRVAFDAWAARYRTRLLADGSPDGERKARMARVNPKYVLRNYLAQIAIDRAVEARDYSEIDRLLALLRRPYDEQPDMQAYAAPPPDWAQHIQVSCSS; this is encoded by the coding sequence ATGCGTCCACTCGAAGACCTGGATTTCGACAACAGTTTCGCCCGCCTGCCGGAGCCTTTTTACAGCCGGGTCATGCCCACGCCGGTGCCCGCGCCCGAGCTGCTGAGCTACAACGAAACCGCCGCTGCCCTGCTCGATCTCGATCCGCGCGAAGCGCAGCGGCCCGAGTTCGTGGAGTATTTCAGCGGCAACCGGCCGCTGCCCGGCAGCGAACCGCTGGCCGCGCTCTATGCCGGCCATCAGTTCGGCCATTACGTGCCGCAGCTCGGCGACGGGCGCGCCATCCTGTTGGGCGAAGTGCGCAACCGCGCCGGCGAGCGCTGGGAACTGCAATTGAAGGGCGCCGGGCGTACGCCCTATTCCCGCGGCGGCGACGGCCGCGCGGTGCTGCGTTCCACCATCCGCGAGTACCTGTGCAGCGAGGCCATGCACGGGCTTGGCATCCCGAGCACGCGCGCCCTGTGCATCGTCGGCAGCGAGCTGGAGGTCTATCGGGAAAGCGTGGAGCGCGGCGCCGTGCTGCTGCGCCTGGCGCCCTCGCACGTGCGCTTCGGCTCCTTCGAAGTCTTCTTCTACCGCGACCAGCACGCGGAGCTGAAGCTATTGGCCGACTACGTGATCGAGCGCCACTACCCTGAACTGGTCGACAGAGATGACAAATACGTCCGCTTCTTCCAGGAGGTGGTGCTGCGCACGGCGCGGCTGCTGGCCCAGTGGCAGGCGGTGGGCTTTGCCCACGGCGTCATGAACACGGACAACATGTCCATCCTCGGCCTCACCCTGGACTACGGCCCCTTCGGCTTCCTGGACCGCTACGATCCGGGCTTCATCTGCAACCACTCCGACCATGCCGGCCGCTATGCCTTCGACCGCCAGCCGCAGATCGGCCTGTGGAACCTCACCGCGCTGGCCCAGGCGCTCTCGCCGCTGGTGCCGGTGGAAGCGGCGCGGGAAGCCTTGGGCCGCTACGGGCCGGCTTATGCGACGCACTATGTGGAGCTCATGTGCGCCAAGCTCGGCTTGCGCGATCACACCCGCGAGGACATCCCGCTGGTGACCGACCTGCTGCAGCTCCTGCACGCCAGCCAAGTGGATTACACCGGCTTTTTCCGCGCCTTGGGCGGCTTCAGCACCGAAACGGCCGCGGCCAACGCGCCCCTGCGCGATCTCTTCATCGACCGCGTCGCCTTCGACGCCTGGGCGGCGCGCTACCGCACCCGCCTGCTGGCCGACGGCAGCCCGGATGGTGAGCGCAAGGCGCGCATGGCGCGCGTCAACCCCAAGTACGTGCTGCGCAATTACCTGGCCCAGATCGCCATCGACCGCGCAGTGGAGGCGCGCGATTACTCTGAGATCGATCGCCTGCTGGCATTGTTGCGCCGCCCCTACGACGAGCAGCCGGACATGCAGGCCTACGCCGCCCCGCCCCCGGACTGGGCACAGCACATCCAGGTAAGCTGCTCGTCCTGA
- a CDS encoding type 1 glutamine amidotransferase domain-containing protein — MRTETLKGKKIAMLLTDGVEEVEYLKPRQFLEEQGATVELLSPKGKGEQIQGFNHLTPDQSFRVEVSVKDASPADYDALVLPGGVANPDMLRLSREAVNFVREMGQAGKPIAAICHGPWMLVEAGLAKGKHLTSWPSLQTDLKNAGADWRDEPVVVDGVLVTSRKPDDIPAFNEQMLKVFSTVH; from the coding sequence ATGAGAACGGAAACGTTGAAAGGCAAGAAGATCGCCATGCTGCTGACCGACGGCGTGGAGGAAGTGGAATATCTGAAACCGCGCCAGTTCCTGGAGGAACAGGGCGCCACGGTCGAACTGCTGTCCCCCAAGGGAAAGGGCGAACAGATCCAGGGCTTCAATCACCTGACGCCGGATCAGAGCTTCCGGGTCGAGGTCAGCGTCAAGGACGCCAGTCCCGCCGATTATGATGCGCTGGTGCTGCCGGGCGGGGTGGCCAATCCCGACATGCTGCGCCTGAGCCGCGAGGCGGTGAACTTCGTGCGCGAGATGGGGCAAGCCGGCAAGCCCATCGCCGCCATCTGCCACGGCCCCTGGATGCTGGTGGAGGCCGGCCTGGCCAAGGGCAAGCACCTGACCAGTTGGCCCAGCCTGCAGACCGACCTGAAAAACGCCGGCGCCGACTGGCGCGACGAGCCGGTGGTGGTGGACGGGGTGCTGGTGACGAGCCGCAAGCCGGACGACATCCCGGCCTTCAACGAACAGATGCTGAAGGTGTTCAGCACCGTGCACTGA
- a CDS encoding ABC transporter permease gives MSAPASVFSPRRIHAMVLRHVYLLRNSWPRVLELVYWPTMQMILWGFISQFLVSTSSWVAQAPGLLLAAVLLWDILFRGQLGVSLAFFEEMYSRNLGHLFVSPLRPYELVTALLVVSFIRTVIGVGGAAVLAILLYHYSIFGMGLPLLAFFSNLLVMGWAIGLLVAALVMRYGLGAESLAWALIFAVAPVSGVYYPIRVLPDWLQPLAWLLPSSHVFEGMRAVMLEHVFRTELFFNAVALNALYLAIGIAVFLAAFHTARRRGLLLHVGE, from the coding sequence ATGAGCGCGCCCGCCTCGGTCTTTTCCCCGCGTCGCATCCACGCCATGGTGCTGCGCCATGTCTATCTGCTGCGCAACTCCTGGCCGCGGGTGCTGGAGCTCGTCTACTGGCCCACCATGCAGATGATCCTGTGGGGCTTCATCAGCCAATTCCTGGTCAGCACCAGCTCCTGGGTGGCGCAGGCGCCGGGCCTGCTGCTGGCCGCCGTGCTGCTCTGGGACATCCTCTTTCGCGGTCAGCTCGGCGTCTCGCTGGCCTTCTTCGAGGAGATGTACTCGCGCAACCTGGGCCACCTCTTCGTGAGCCCGTTGCGCCCCTATGAGTTGGTGACGGCGCTGCTGGTGGTGAGCTTCATCCGCACCGTGATCGGCGTGGGCGGGGCCGCCGTGCTCGCCATCCTGCTCTATCACTACTCCATCTTCGGCATGGGGCTGCCCCTGCTGGCCTTTTTCAGCAATTTGCTGGTGATGGGCTGGGCCATCGGCCTCCTGGTGGCGGCGCTGGTGATGCGCTACGGCCTGGGCGCCGAGAGCCTGGCCTGGGCGCTCATCTTCGCCGTGGCGCCGGTGAGCGGCGTCTACTATCCCATCCGCGTGCTGCCGGACTGGCTGCAGCCGCTGGCTTGGCTGCTGCCGTCCAGCCACGTCTTCGAGGGCATGCGCGCGGTCATGCTCGAACACGTCTTCCGCACGGAGCTGTTCTTCAACGCAGTGGCCCTGAATGCGCTCTACCTGGCCATCGGCATCGCCGTCTTCCTGGCCGCCTTCCACACGGCGCGGCGGCGCGGCCTGCTCCTGCACGTGGGCGAATAG